A window of the Cheilinus undulatus linkage group 21, ASM1832078v1, whole genome shotgun sequence genome harbors these coding sequences:
- the LOC121503758 gene encoding pentraxin-4, which yields MGSLRPSLWYLFLVHICLLHFQPVWVQRVDPVSLKLRQLTEQFQQFQALTQSRLDMLAFNQDRGNSSVRLGTNVRDLNDRLLQTSQDLKDFKQRTKQELGGLREWSRKLERKSKRMEGRLALMERNLRESRRLVHKQKTDPGQDFSNLTLEFQSQGRRLAAFQAQQDKLLVGLKGLQESLKNQALRMTRLEGGLIEALQVNGGYYEPSRRSQTHRGGRILDGQTQSRHDGISYSLDDNQPQTRAKNRNLQQAGQYQGTPNQPEHLKAQKSRSQPESQPQKQIPYPQRYGIKPYPTQKEHLTLRQTMPNSPAQIHPPNQQRSQPQHNHHGYPFRSETHLKPTNERQSRTRPGAKQSQSAEVLSQPRSESYQPILRGWYGGEEAENHTKAESSAIHSLLQLPVRQKIPAQPVPKKDATICNVDSMLFFPTASVENYVTFSQTLPDLHELSACLWLRVEAQHVGTLLSYATEDNDNQLVLYGRNSSSSSSSTSFFPSSFYQSSSSYSLDFVIGDPVHRSLPVRSLLDAHWHHFCIIWSSIQGRFWHYTDRRLTSSGSNFRKGWEVPGGGSVVLGQEQDTVGGEFDPAEGFAGQVAGFRVWNRVLSPAEVEGVAEGRGVPRGVVLGMEDIKELHGEVQQVSCECLEHCV from the exons ATGGGCAGCCTCAGGCCCAGTCTCTGGTACCTGTTCTTGGTCCATATATGTCTGCTACATTTTCAGCCTGTTTGGGTGCAGAGAGTTGATCCTGTGTCCCTGAAACTACGTCAGCTCACTGAACAG TTCCAACAGTTCCAGGCACTGACCCAGTCCCGTTTGGACATGTTGGCCTTCAACCAGGACAGAGGAAACTCCTCAGTGAGGCTGGGGACCAATGTTCGGGACTTGAATGACCGCTTGTTGCAGACATCACAGGACCTTAAAGACTTCAAGCAGCGCACAAAACAGGAATTAGGGGGTCTCAG AGAGTGGAGCAGGAAATTGGAGAGGAAAAGTAAGCGGATGGAGGGTCGTCTTGCTTTAATGGAAAGGAACCTGCGCGAGAGCCGCCGCTTAGTTCACAAACAGAAGACTGATCCTGGTCAGGACTTCTCAAACCTCACCCTGGAGTTCCAGAGCCAAGGAAGGAGGCTGGCTGCTTTTCAGGCCCAGCAGGACAAGCTGCTGGTAGGGCTTAAAGGGTTGCAGGAATCCCTGAAAAATCAGGCACTACGTATGACTCGGCTGGAAGGTGGGCTTATTGAAGCCTTGCAGGTTAATGGTGGGTACTATGAACCAAGCAGAAGGAGCCAGACTCATAGAGGAGGGAGGATCCTGGATGGACAAACACAGTCAAGACATGATGGTATCAGCTACTCCCTGGATGATAACCAACCACAGACCAGGGCTAAGAACAGAAACCTTCAACAGGCCGGTCAATACCAGGGAACACCAAACCAACCTGAACATCTAAAGGCCCAAAAGTCAAGATCTCAGCCAGAATCCCAGCCACAAAAACAGATTCCATATCCGCAAAGATATGGAATCAAGCCTTACCCTACCCAGAAGGAGCATCTTACTTTAAGACAGACCATGCCTAATTCTCCTGCCCAGATTCATCCCCCAAATCAGCAACGATCCCAGCCTCAGCATAATCATCATGGATATCCTTTTAGGTCTGAAACTCATCTTAAACCCACCAATGAGAGACAGAGCAGAACCAGACCTGGAGCTAAACAGTCGCAGTCTGCAGAGGTCCTCTCTCAGCCTCGGTCTGAGTCTTACCAGCCCATCTTGAGAGGCTGGTATGGAGGAGAAGAGGCAGAAAATCACACAAAAGCAGAGTCTTCAGCGATTCACAGCTTGCTTCAGCTTCCTGTCAGGCAAAAGATCCCTGCACAACCAGTCCCAAAAAAGGATGCAACTA TCTGTAACGTCGACTCCATGCTGTTCTTCCCCACGGCCTCAGTAGAGAACTACGTCACCTTCTCTCAGACTCTTCCTGACCTTCATGAACTGTCTGCTTGTTTATGGCTCCGTGTGGAGGCCCAGCATGTTGGTACGCTGCTCTCTTATGCCACAGAGGACAACGACAACCAGTTAGTCCTATATGGGCGcaattcctcctcctcctcttcatctacatcttttttcccctcatctTTCTATCAGTCCTCTTCCTCTTACTCCCTGGACTTTGTCATCGGAGACCCTGTCCATCGCAGTCTCCCAGTGCGGTCGCTGCTTGACGCTCACTGGCACCACTTCTGCATCATTTGGTCCTCCATCCAGGGTCGTTTCTGGCATTACACTGACCGGCGTCTCACCTCCTCAGGATCCAACTTCAGGAAGGGCTGGGAGGTTCCCGGTGGAGGATCAGTGGTGCTGGGGCAGGAGCAGGACACTGTTGGTGGAGAGTTTGACCCTGCAGAGGGTTTTGCCGGGCAGGTGGCTGGGTTCAGGGTGTGGAACCGGGTGTTAAGTCCTGCAGAGGTGGAGGGTGTAGCAGAGGGCAGAGGTGTGCCCAGAGGAGTGGTGCTTGGCATGGAAGACATAAAGGAGTTACATGGGGAGGTGCAGCAGGTGTCATGTGAATGTTTGGAACATTGTGTGTAA
- the slc2a6 gene encoding solute carrier family 2, facilitated glucose transporter member 6, with product MDEGTPLLNGRPSEPKISNSKLFLAVFAAVLGNFNFGYSLVFSSPVLPKLKSPDADPRLRMDTDQAALFGSIYSLGAAAGGLGAMLLNDLIGRKLSIMVSAVPSTIGYMLMAGAENLWMLQLGRFLTGVAGGVTAASIPVYISEISHKKVRGALGSCPQITAVFGALALYALSLKVPWRWLAVAGEIPALLMVVLLVFMPYSPRRLLSLGRDQQAERALRWLRGKHYDTLSELSAIKYSINTQGRASWSDLATPLYYRPILISVVMRFLQQMTGITPILVYLELIFSHSKVALEAKYDAAIVGAVRLLSVIVAASLMDKAGRKALLYTSSMLMFLSTLTLTMISHNADCARGLIPPNVTVSLDYSSHNAVGDAATGLLPLISTMVFIFGYAMGWGPITWLLMSEVLPLAARGVASGLCVTVSWLTAFMITHAFTYLEDNYGLYVPYLLFMVVCVLCLLFNAVCIPETRGRSLEEIEEYFRTGRSFTINRSHSKVEYS from the exons ATGGATGAAGGAACACCCCTGCTGAATGGAAGACCATCTGAACCAAAG ATCAGTAACTCCAAACTGTTCCTGGCTGTCTTTGCGGCCGTCTTGGGGAACTTCAACTTCGGTTACTCCCTGGTCTTCTCGTCCCCGGTCCTGCCTAAGCTGAAGAGCCCTGATGCAGACCCTCGGCTCAGGATGGACACAGACCAGGCCGCCTTGTTTGGTTCCATCTACTCACTGGGTGCAGCTGCTGGGGGGCTGGGGGCCATGCTGCTTAACGACTTGATTGGACGAAAGCTGAGCATCATGGTGTCAGCGGTGCCATCGACTATTGG GTACATGCTGATGGCTGGGGCTGAGAACTTATGGATGCTCCAACTGGGACGTTTCCTCACTGGTGTTGCTGGGGGGGTGACTGCAGCATCCATTCCA GTTTACATCTCAGAAATCTCCCACAAGAAAGTGAGAGGAGCTCTGGGCTCCTGCCCACAGATCACTGCCGTGTTTGGGGCCCTGGCGCTCTACGCCTTGA GTCTGAAGGTGCCCTGGCGATGGCTGGCTGTGGCTGGGGAGATACCGGCTCTGTTGATGGTTGTTCTGCTGGTGTTTATGCCATATTCCCCCAGGAGGCTGCTCTCCCTGGGTAGAGATCAGCAAGCTGAGAGGGCCCTCCGCTGGCTGAGGGGGAAACACTACGACACTCTCTCTGAGCTCAGTGCCATTAAG TACAGCATCAACACACAGGGGAGAGCCTCATGGTCTGATTTAGCCACACCCCTCTACTACCGACCAATCCTCATTTCAGTAGTGATGCGTTTCCTGCAGCAGATGACAGGCATCACACCGATCCTGGTCTACCTGGAGCTCATCTTTTCCCACAGCAAAGTCGCCCTGGAGGCAAA GTATGATGCCGCCATCGTGGGTGCAGTTCGTCTCCTTTCTGTTATAGTGGCAGCCAGTTTGATGGATAAGGCGGGCCGAAAAGCCCTTCTGTACACGTCCAGTATGCTGATGTTCCTGTCCACCCTGACCTTGACCATGATCTCCCACAATGCAGACTGTGCTCGAGGCCTAATCCCTCCAAACGTCACTGTGAGTTTGGACTACAGCTCCCATAATGCTGTCGGAGACGCTGCTACAGGCCTTCTGCCTCTTATCAGCACCATGGTGTTTATATTTG GATATGCCATGGGATGGGGCCCGATCACATGGTTGCTGATGTCAGAGGTGTTGCCTCTGGCAGCCCGGGGCGTGGCGTCAGGTCTGTGTGTCACTGTCAGCTGGTTGACGGCCTTCATGATCACCCACGCATTCACATACCTGGAAGACAATTACGGCCTGTATGTGCCCTACCTGCTTTTCATGGTGGTGTGTGTTCTCTGTCTGCTTTTCAATGCCGTGTGCATACCAGAGACTCGAGGTCGCTCGCTGGAGGAAATCGAGGAGTATTTCAGGACGGGGCGATCATTCACCATCAACAGGAGTCACTCAAAAGTAGAGTACAGCTAA